The proteins below come from a single Triticum aestivum cultivar Chinese Spring chromosome 5D, IWGSC CS RefSeq v2.1, whole genome shotgun sequence genomic window:
- the LOC123120374 gene encoding chalcone isomerase-like protein 2 — MGSEQEKKAAATVEVEGIPFPREIAAAKTLSLVGHGVTDIEIHFLQIKFNAIGVYLDVDGAMEHLQGWKGKSQLMEDEAFFDALVSAPVEKVLRVVVIKEIKGSQYGVQLESSVRDRLVAADKYEDEEEEALEKVSDFFQSKYFRPGSVVTFHFPATATAAPEISFVTEGKEEAKVAVENAAVAEMIQRWYLGGDSAVSQTTVRSIADSFAAMLSSP; from the exons A TGGGATCGGAGCAGGAGAAGAAGGCCGCCGCCACGGTGGAAGTGGAAGGCATCCCGTTCCCGCGGGAAATCGCCGCCGCCAAGACGCTCTCGCTCGTCGGCCATG GCGTCACGGACATTGAGATCCACTTCCTTCAGATCAAGTTCAACGCCATCGGGGTCTACCTCGACGTCGACGGCGCCATGGAGCATCTGCAGGGCTGGAAGGGGAAGAGCCAGCTGATGGAGGACGAGGCTTTCTTCGACGCATTGGTCTCCG CTCCGGTGGAGAAGGTGCTGAGGGTGGTGGTGATCAAGGAAATCAAGGGGTCGCAGTACGGCGTGCAGCTCGAGAGCTCCGTCAGGgaccgcctcgtggcggcggacaaatacgaggacgaggaggaggaggcgctcgaGAAGGTCTCGGACTTCTTCCAGTCCAAGTACTTCAGGCCCGGCTCCGTCGTCACCTTCCACTTCCCGGCCACGGCCACCGCCGCGCCAGAGATATCGTTCGTGACAGAAGGCAAGGAGGAGGCCAAGGTGGCGGTGGAGAACGCGGCCGTGGCGGAGATGATCCAAAGGTGGTACCTCGGCGGCGATTCGGCGGTGTCGCAGACCACCGTCAGGAGCATCGCTGATAGTTTCGCGGCAATGCTCTCCTCACCATGA